A portion of the Penaeus monodon isolate SGIC_2016 chromosome 28, NSTDA_Pmon_1, whole genome shotgun sequence genome contains these proteins:
- the LOC119591273 gene encoding muscle M-line assembly protein unc-89-like (The sequence of the model RefSeq protein was modified relative to this genomic sequence to represent the inferred CDS: added 30 bases not found in genome assembly): MVDTVSAEERRKELLEESRKYTYPEDTASIKLRYKDTALVLFKEGHDDPKSFLTFGTRRSSSVSQYGNTPLIVRRSQSSNGELSMVAEQWPSLSCRTSVSNYTLVEAGERDDDDSETEDELDVAVKNFSGELQDLKETEESEGSVADDNGDATSERGKQSVVIRGTKGSETRLEVTEKQQQVSLVEEKGTPLQAGEYETRKSFIHYDLPIQRPKSVDKEKNEKITDESHDEEKSVKEQEDETHEIQAHDEKQGDSAKETAKDTGRESKLSGEDQSDSADEKQVEDRNECPSPKAEESSDVLDAVAKDKESRKIIVKHSFVESHKESVLKKDEPLVDTSPARRSNGSSSPCQEKVGQDPFSQRYSQIFRTELKIVEASDLESNAKSTVLEVQPSEASAIPADDEDDDDDDIEFVDAISPVSPKIDIRSEGQILARQSVPEKEEQPTVAPDASKTSERVSTPSLPPQVTTGKEEENQTKKDSANDLNKSFDPEESTKFLDLPVRSPTPPKKSPRRSPRSPKSKEASKGHHSSLVLPLDPEPQAVVPKGTRSASPTTKTKEHGRVFTFSLKREKSKSASSLHSRRSKDKDRSSVQEGKEAGMKHQVLLHSESDDMQLESFGKRVGVRSMVIDGTIKRNFIVIHPSDESDTIGLAPRAVISNGDGNAHIRTPKALSSVKSHISGLTSNKIESVQKISLKHDIKEELTDPVRDTVSSPSTLGPVPKRSRSRKTKSTEKIRASSHSLSSYPANDNQLQRTTSGMSEVDCDSVNMSSQSLHVSTNKVTSKLCSIM, from the exons ATGGTGGACACTGTGTCTgctgaggaaaggaggaaggagcttCTGGAAGAATCTCGCAAGTACACATACCCAGAGGACACAGCAAGTATAAAGCTACGATATAAAGACACGGCCCTTGTGTTATTTAAG GAAGGTCATGACGATCCCAAGAGCTTCCTCACATTTGGGACGCGGAGGTCCTCCTCGGTGAGTCAGTATGGAAATACTCCTCTCATCGTCCGCAGGTCCCAGAGTTCAAATGGCGAGCTCTCCATGGTCGCTGAACAGTGGCCTTCTCTCAGTTGCAGAACCTCAGTAAGTAATTATACATTAGTAGAGGCTGGAGAGAGGGATGACGACGATAGCGAGACGGAGGATGAGCTGGATGTTGCGGTCAAGAACTTCAGCGGCGAGTTACAAGACctaaaggagacagaggagagtgaGGGCAGTGTTGCGGATGACAATGGGGATGCCACGAGTGAGCGTGGCAAGCAGAGTGTTGTTATTAGAGGGACCAAGGGGAGTGAAACTAGGTTGGAAGTGACAGAAAAGCAGCAGCAAGTAAGTTTGGTTGAAGAAAAAGGCACCCCACTGCAGGCTGGAGAGTATGAAACCAGAAAGAGCTTCATCCACTATGACTTGCCAATACAGAGGCCTAAATCAgttgataaagagaaaaatgaaaagatcaCTGATGAAAGCCATGATGAGGAAAAGTCTGTTAAAGAGCAGGAGGATGAAACGCATGAGATTCAGGCTCATGATGAAAAACAAGGAGATTCAGCTAAGGAAACCGCCAAAGATACAGGCAGAGAGAGTAAGTTGAGTGGAGAAGACCAAAGTGATAGTGCTGATGAAAAGCAAGTGGAAGATAGGAATGAGTGTCCATCACCAAAAGCTGAAGAGTCTTCTGATGTGCTGGATGCTGTAGCCAAAGACAAGGAAagcagaaaaataatagtaaagcaTTCATTTGTCGAATCTCACAAAGAGAGTGTCCTTAAAAAGGATGAACCTTTGGTGGACACCTCACCTGCCCGCAGAAGTAATGGGTCTTCCTCTCCTTGTCAGGAAAAGGTCGGTCAAGATCCCTTTAGCCAGAGATATTCTCAAATCTTTAGAACAGAATTAAAAATTGTGGAAGCTTCAGACTTAGAGTCAAATGCTAAGTCTACTGTACTCGAGGTACAGCCGTCTGAAGCTTCAGCTATACC CATAGAATTTGTTGATGCAATTTCTCCAGTTTCCCCTAAAATAGACATTAGAAGTGAGGGGCAGATTCTTGCCAGACAGTCTGTACCAGAAAAAGAGGAACAACCCACAGTTGCACCAGATGCATCAAAGACTAGTGAACGTGTTAgcactccttctcttcccccacaaGTTACTactggaaaggaggaagaaaatcaaacaaaaaaggaTTCTGCAAATGACTTGAACAAATCTTTTGATCCAGAAGAATCCACTAAATTCCTTGACTTGCCAGTCCGAAGTCCCACTCCACCCAAGAAAAGTCCAAGAAGGTCGCCGAGAAGTCCCAAGAGCAAAGAGGCAAGCAAGGGTCATCATTCCTCACTGGTTTTACCCCTGGACCCTGAGCCTCAAGCGGTAGTTCCAAAGGGAACCAGATCAGCCTCTCCAACCACCAAGACGAAGGAGCACGGAAGAGTCTTCACGTTCTCCTTGAAGCGAGAAAAGAGCAAGAGTGCCTCATCTTTGCATTCAAGAAGAAGTAAGGATAAAGACAGATCTTCAGTCCaagagggaaaggaggcaggAATGAAGCATCAGGTCCTCTTGCATAGCGAGAGTGATGACATGCAGCTTGAGTCATTTGGAAAAAGAGTTGGTGTCAGAAGCATGGTCATTGATGGAACAATCAAGCGGAACTTTATTGTTATACACCCGTCAGATGAGTCAGACACCATAGGGCTGGCACCAAGGGCAGTCATTTCAAATGGAGATGGTAATGCACATATCAGAACCCCCAAAGCACTTTCAAGTGTGAAGTCTCACATTTCAGGTCTCACATCTAACAAAATTGAGTCGGTCcagaaaatttctttaaaacatgACATAAAGGAAGAGTTGACAGACCCAGTACGGGATACAGTCTCCTCACCTTCAACACTGGGACCAGTACCGAAAAGATCGCGGTCAAGGAAGACTAAAAGCACTGAGAAAATCCGTGCAAGTTCACATTCCCTGTCCAGTTACCCTGCAAATGACAACCAGTTGCAGAGAACAACGTCAGGGATGTCAGAGGTGGATTGTGATTCTGTTAACATGTCTTCACAAAGCTTGCACGTCAGCACAAATAAAGTCACATCAAAACTGTGTAGTATTATGTGA